The Chitinophaga sp. Cy-1792 genome contains the following window.
AGCTGGCAGTGGGGACAAAAAAATTTACAAATGTTGAAATGGAGGAATTACTTTCCTGCAATTATCCGGCTTAACTGTGTGGCGGTTATGCCAAGGTAAGATGCTATATGATATTTTTTTAAACGGGAAAGGATGGGCTTGTAGGTTTCCAGGAAACCTTCATATCTCTTAGCGGCAGTGTCCGTGCGAAAGGAAATCTCCAGTGGTTCTTTTTCGATTACCCAGTGTTTTTCGAGATAGTTAATATAAAAAAGTGCGAGGTCGTTATGACGCTCTACCAGTTTTCTGAAACTGGCAAAATCATATTCCAGTACTTCCGTTTCTTCTATCGCTATAATAGAGAATCGGCTGGGAGTTTGGGTCATGGTGGCTACCACAGAGGCTGCAAACCTGTTTTCCGGGAAGAAATATTTTATTATCATTTCACCTTCATCCGGAAAGTAGGATTGATAGGCAAGCCCTTTACAGATAAAAGATACCTTGCCCGGTACCTGACCTTCTTTGATGAGGTAATCATGCTTCCCATAAATTCGTGGCCGCAGCAATGCATCCCAGTCTGCTGCTGCCTCGGCTGATATGGGGTAGTATTTCCGGATTTGCTGAAAGAAAATCTCCTTACTCATAAATCGCTGATTG
Protein-coding sequences here:
- a CDS encoding Crp/Fnr family transcriptional regulator, which gives rise to MSKEIFFQQIRKYYPISAEAAADWDALLRPRIYGKHDYLIKEGQVPGKVSFICKGLAYQSYFPDEGEMIIKYFFPENRFAASVVATMTQTPSRFSIIAIEETEVLEYDFASFRKLVERHNDLALFYINYLEKHWVIEKEPLEISFRTDTAAKRYEGFLETYKPILSRLKKYHIASYLGITATQLSRIIAGK